A genomic window from Cytobacillus suaedae includes:
- a CDS encoding sodium:solute symporter family protein, with translation MSTTLVWWTLAIYIVVSLYIAYLSRSGKQTSMESYFLGERKLGGFVSALSYSATTYSAFMLVGLAGLTYKGGVGAYGFEIIYFMGVSLVAIFGPRFWLVGKKYGYVTPSEMLGDRYQNKKVASIVAIASCIFLIPYSAVQLAGVGYLLSGVTNNAIPFTTGVIIATVLAIVFSFIAGIRSVAWTDSLQALVMIITATIVVMLIVNGLGGVGGFFTALETKHPEFLTVPGNGFFSFLTFLGLTVPWFFFSISNPQVSQRLFMPNSLGSLKRMLMGFLIFGFIYTIVSVVWGFSALVMFPGLENADLATPMILSSELVPPVLGAIVMVGIMAAAISTIDSILLTLSSIFARDVYGNLSKQSNDQRQLLVGKFVIPVIAILAFLFAQMNVSLIAVLSVASSAGLLVTVPALIGAFFWKRGTAAGVMTSVIASGVIVLYLEFAKIKPFGVASGIWGLIISTTLFITVSLLTKAPDQKANEFTSYIKSELTKNKKTQKTNS, from the coding sequence ATGAGTACGACCTTAGTATGGTGGACCCTAGCCATTTATATTGTTGTATCTTTATATATTGCATACTTATCTAGAAGTGGAAAACAAACAAGTATGGAGAGTTATTTCCTCGGTGAACGGAAACTAGGTGGTTTTGTTTCTGCACTGAGTTATAGTGCAACAACATATAGTGCATTTATGCTCGTAGGTTTAGCCGGTTTAACCTATAAAGGTGGGGTTGGTGCATATGGATTTGAGATTATTTATTTTATGGGAGTCTCTTTAGTTGCCATTTTCGGACCGAGGTTCTGGTTAGTAGGGAAGAAATATGGCTATGTAACGCCTTCTGAAATGTTAGGAGACCGCTATCAAAATAAAAAGGTAGCATCTATCGTTGCAATTGCGTCTTGTATTTTTCTAATACCATATAGTGCAGTACAACTTGCCGGTGTTGGATATTTACTATCTGGGGTAACGAACAATGCTATCCCGTTTACTACCGGTGTCATTATCGCAACTGTTCTTGCAATCGTTTTCTCTTTTATTGCAGGGATTCGTTCAGTAGCATGGACTGATTCTTTGCAGGCATTAGTCATGATCATTACTGCTACTATTGTTGTTATGTTAATCGTAAATGGTTTAGGTGGAGTTGGAGGATTCTTTACTGCACTTGAAACAAAACATCCAGAATTTCTAACGGTTCCAGGGAATGGATTTTTCAGTTTCTTAACATTCTTAGGTTTGACTGTACCATGGTTCTTTTTTAGTATATCTAACCCTCAGGTTAGCCAAAGGCTATTTATGCCTAATTCCTTAGGTAGCTTAAAAAGAATGCTGATGGGATTCTTAATTTTTGGCTTTATTTATACAATCGTTTCCGTTGTTTGGGGCTTTTCAGCACTTGTTATGTTCCCTGGACTTGAAAATGCAGACCTTGCAACGCCTATGATCCTTTCATCAGAATTAGTTCCACCAGTTTTAGGGGCAATTGTTATGGTTGGGATTATGGCTGCTGCGATTTCAACGATTGATTCGATTTTATTAACTTTATCCTCTATATTTGCACGTGATGTTTATGGAAATCTATCTAAGCAATCAAACGATCAGCGCCAGCTATTAGTTGGTAAGTTTGTCATTCCTGTCATTGCAATTTTAGCTTTTCTCTTTGCACAGATGAATGTTAGTTTAATTGCTGTCTTATCAGTTGCATCATCTGCTGGATTGCTCGTTACTGTGCCTGCACTCATTGGAGCGTTTTTCTGGAAAAGAGGCACAGCTGCTGGAGTAATGACTAGTGTTATTGCTAGTGGGGTCATTGTTCTCTACCTTGAGTTTGCCAAGATTAAACCATTCGGGGTTGCTTCAGGAATTTGGGGGCTAATTATTTCGACAACTCTTTTTATCACGGTTAGTTTATTAACAAAAGCACCAGACCAAAAAGCCAATGAGTTTACTTCCTATATTAAATCAGAGTTAACGAAAAATAAAAAAACACAGAAAACAAATTCATAA
- a CDS encoding EAL domain-containing protein: MICDVCQPTERGYTVFFSVNQNIDQLLHYFCDYSETLWKHIDKHTFWMIESILYDLMDYLEAHMEIESIYAVQSEVINPLKNSGDKKRLSLFKAEREAIWIDDVIKNRSICTHYQPIVGIEEGQLHIIGQELLSRGIDEQGNIIPPFKMFEAARIRNRVFSLDRACRLEAVRNASVVGDKMIFINFIPTAIYVPEHCLASTFELIRQLNIEPEQVVFEVVETDEVKDLNHLKRILDYYRSHGFKYALDDVGVGFNDLETLKKMDPDFVKLAIEFTNGVSEDISKQKVAETVLHITHEMGALALAEGVERKEDLDYLIELGYDLFQGYYFSKPQPAPIVTVEKELML, translated from the coding sequence ATGATTTGTGATGTTTGTCAACCTACAGAAAGAGGATACACTGTGTTTTTTAGTGTAAACCAAAACATAGATCAGCTATTACACTATTTCTGTGACTATTCTGAAACATTGTGGAAGCATATAGATAAACATACCTTTTGGATGATTGAATCGATTCTATATGATCTAATGGATTATCTTGAAGCACATATGGAAATAGAATCTATTTACGCAGTTCAATCTGAGGTAATTAATCCATTAAAAAATAGTGGAGATAAAAAACGTTTGTCCTTATTTAAAGCTGAGAGAGAAGCGATCTGGATAGATGATGTAATTAAAAATAGATCAATCTGTACTCATTATCAACCTATCGTTGGTATAGAAGAGGGGCAGTTACATATCATTGGACAGGAACTTTTATCAAGGGGAATAGACGAACAAGGAAATATTATTCCTCCGTTTAAAATGTTCGAGGCTGCTAGAATTAGAAATCGTGTGTTCTCATTAGATCGCGCTTGTCGATTAGAAGCGGTACGAAATGCATCAGTTGTAGGAGATAAGATGATTTTCATCAATTTTATCCCTACAGCCATTTATGTACCCGAACATTGCCTTGCCTCTACCTTTGAATTGATAAGACAATTAAACATTGAACCGGAACAAGTTGTGTTTGAAGTTGTTGAAACAGATGAGGTTAAAGACCTCAATCATCTAAAACGAATCTTAGATTATTATCGATCTCATGGCTTTAAGTATGCATTAGATGATGTTGGAGTGGGCTTTAATGATCTAGAAACACTTAAAAAGATGGATCCAGATTTTGTGAAACTAGCCATAGAGTTCACGAATGGTGTAAGTGAAGATATCTCAAAACAAAAGGTTGCAGAGACTGTACTGCATATTACACATGAAATGGGAGCACTAGCTTTAGCTGAGGGAGTGGAACGAAAAGAAGACCTAGACTATCTAATTGAATTAGGGTATGACCTTTTTCAAGGGTATTATTTCTCAAAACCTCAACCCGCTCCGATCGTAACAGTAGAAAAAGAGCTCATGTTATAA
- a CDS encoding VWA domain-containing protein: MNNNLTEIIFLLDRSGSMSGLESDTIGGFNAFIEQQKVVKGETIVTTVLFDDKYELLWNGVDANEVKLTDNDYFVRGSTALLDAVGKSILDVGIRLSNTKEARRPGQVLFVITTDGYENASREFSYEKVRNLINHQKAKYNWEFIFMGANIDAAKEADNLGIDRDDVFSFEASSKGVEVMYNVANESIMEKRSRRYDLRF; this comes from the coding sequence ATGAATAACAATCTTACTGAAATCATTTTTTTACTTGATCGCAGCGGGTCTATGAGTGGGCTTGAATCAGATACAATCGGAGGATTTAATGCTTTTATCGAACAGCAAAAGGTGGTAAAGGGAGAAACAATTGTAACGACGGTTTTATTTGATGATAAATATGAGCTACTCTGGAATGGAGTAGATGCGAATGAAGTAAAACTAACAGATAATGACTATTTTGTACGAGGGAGTACAGCCTTATTAGATGCAGTAGGAAAGTCAATTTTAGATGTAGGTATCCGCTTATCTAACACGAAAGAAGCCCGTAGACCGGGTCAGGTACTATTTGTTATTACAACAGATGGATATGAGAATGCGAGCAGAGAATTTTCTTATGAAAAAGTGAGGAACCTGATTAATCATCAAAAGGCGAAGTACAATTGGGAGTTCATCTTTATGGGTGCAAACATTGATGCAGCTAAAGAAGCAGATAACCTTGGTATTGATAGAGATGATGTATTTAGTTTTGAAGCTTCTTCAAAAGGAGTAGAAGTCATGTACAATGTAGCCAATGAATCTATTATGGAAAAGAGAAGTAGAAGATATGATTTACGATTTTAA
- a CDS encoding DEAD/DEAH box helicase, which translates to MEIKVTSKLIKEMCGTVSFKRGDSFYQANKVTINEYSSDVCKATVNVVEEFQVIIKKNGVGTIQTKCSCPSLANFQKDCQHVAAVLLAIQDQQRKDNDSLLITGNQPRLDDLTEDFLTLFNDKPNHSSRHQLHFENRQKLNVVFNCKPVSIGNDHFLLGIEIEIEQTRIQNIRGFLNDVKQGRASRLSRAFTYDPSHHCFVNQSDAVLHHLIRVIHDEQAFLNALPNLFNYSQSNHTLLISPSSWVGLASLLTDTMLVKVEHHSHHYEHFKVVNTPPPLTFLLDEFEDEQYKLTIKGFNRMLVLPFYHSVLCDGKVFQLQEQDCERLFELKQMLESPGAEHIIIQHNQMEFFLKKIVPGLKRIGEFQLARSVSQAFMKTPLVPKLYLDRLKNRLLVGLEFHYDNVIIHPFENRDIPTGPAIVRDLEREEEILELLKKSELSQTDGGYYMQNEALEYDFLYHVVPKLQKLVQIYATTAVRNRIVKKDTHPIIRIKVKKERTNWLEFKFEMNGIADIQIREVLAALEEKRKYFRLKNGSLMSLETKEMEEIQRFLKAVPIQKEDFEATLDMPILQSIQFFDQFDKNDLFRVEETFQQFLDMVRNPEKIDIVVPKKLDPILRDYQKNGYKWMKTLSSYGFGGILADDMGLGKTLQSITFISSELEKIRESGKQVLIVCPSSLTYNWLQEIMKFSPDIQAIVIDGTKESREVLQKDSKGLDVIITSYPLLRRDIKWYENQLFHTVLFDEAQAFKNPVTQTSRAVKRIQAENRFGLTGTPIENSPEELWAIYHVVFPQLFQGLKEYSNLNRKTISRRVRPFLLRRVKEDVLDELPEKIESLESSELLPDQKKLYAAYLAKLREDTLKHLNKDTIRKNKIRILAGITRLRQICCHPSLFVDGYKGSSAKYEQLLQILEESRLSGRRVLIFSQFTKMLQIIGRELTNRGQTFFYLDGLTPSGERVELCNRFNNGEHDLFLISLKAGGTGLNLTGADTVILYDLWWNPAVEEQASDRAHRIGQKNVVQVIKLVARGTIEEKMNELQEKKKTLIADIIDQNDHSNAGLSEEDIREILMI; encoded by the coding sequence ATGGAGATAAAAGTGACTTCCAAGTTGATAAAAGAAATGTGCGGTACCGTCTCCTTCAAAAGAGGAGACTCTTTTTATCAAGCAAATAAAGTGACAATTAATGAATATAGCTCTGATGTGTGCAAAGCAACTGTAAATGTAGTAGAAGAATTCCAGGTCATCATTAAAAAAAATGGTGTTGGGACAATCCAAACTAAATGTAGTTGCCCGTCGCTCGCAAACTTCCAAAAGGATTGTCAGCACGTGGCAGCTGTCTTACTTGCAATACAAGACCAACAACGAAAAGACAATGATTCCCTTCTTATCACAGGGAACCAACCGCGCTTAGATGATTTAACTGAAGATTTTTTGACACTTTTTAACGACAAGCCCAATCACTCAAGTCGGCACCAACTCCATTTCGAAAATCGTCAAAAACTTAATGTCGTATTCAATTGTAAACCGGTTTCAATCGGAAACGATCACTTTTTATTAGGGATTGAAATCGAAATAGAACAGACAAGGATACAAAATATAAGAGGATTTCTAAACGATGTGAAACAAGGAAGGGCTAGCAGGTTATCTCGTGCATTTACATATGATCCAAGTCATCACTGCTTTGTAAATCAATCTGATGCCGTGCTTCATCACCTTATTCGCGTTATCCATGATGAGCAAGCTTTTTTAAATGCCTTGCCAAACCTTTTTAATTACAGCCAAAGCAATCATACTTTACTTATCTCACCATCATCATGGGTAGGACTGGCCTCATTACTAACAGATACTATGTTAGTTAAGGTCGAACACCACAGTCATCACTATGAACATTTCAAAGTGGTAAATACACCACCACCGTTAACATTTTTGTTAGACGAATTTGAGGATGAACAATACAAACTAACGATTAAAGGCTTTAACAGAATGTTAGTTTTGCCTTTTTACCATTCGGTCCTGTGTGACGGTAAAGTTTTTCAACTTCAAGAGCAGGATTGTGAACGATTATTCGAACTTAAGCAAATGCTAGAATCTCCTGGTGCAGAACATATCATTATTCAACATAATCAAATGGAATTTTTCCTAAAAAAAATTGTACCCGGTCTGAAAAGAATAGGGGAGTTTCAACTAGCAAGAAGTGTTTCACAAGCATTTATGAAAACTCCACTTGTTCCAAAGCTTTATCTAGATCGCTTAAAAAATCGTTTACTGGTCGGTTTGGAATTTCACTATGATAATGTTATAATTCACCCCTTTGAAAATCGTGATATTCCAACAGGACCTGCGATTGTTAGGGACCTTGAAAGAGAGGAAGAAATACTAGAACTCCTGAAGAAGAGTGAACTTTCCCAAACAGATGGTGGCTATTATATGCAAAATGAAGCTCTTGAGTATGATTTTTTGTATCATGTAGTTCCTAAATTGCAAAAACTTGTTCAAATCTATGCAACTACTGCTGTTCGTAATCGTATTGTCAAAAAAGATACCCATCCTATTATTCGAATAAAGGTTAAAAAAGAACGGACTAATTGGCTTGAATTTAAATTTGAGATGAACGGTATTGCTGATATACAAATTCGTGAGGTATTAGCCGCATTAGAAGAAAAAAGAAAGTACTTTCGACTTAAAAATGGATCGCTCATGTCTCTTGAAACGAAGGAAATGGAGGAAATCCAACGCTTTTTAAAGGCCGTTCCAATTCAGAAAGAAGATTTTGAAGCAACATTAGATATGCCAATCCTACAAAGCATCCAATTTTTTGACCAATTTGATAAAAATGATCTCTTTAGGGTAGAGGAGACATTCCAACAGTTTCTGGATATGGTACGAAATCCGGAGAAAATAGATATAGTGGTTCCAAAAAAGTTGGATCCAATCCTAAGAGATTATCAAAAGAACGGGTATAAATGGATGAAGACACTTTCAAGCTACGGCTTTGGTGGTATTTTAGCGGATGATATGGGACTTGGTAAAACTTTGCAAAGTATCACATTTATCTCGTCAGAACTTGAAAAAATACGAGAGAGTGGTAAACAAGTACTCATTGTTTGTCCATCTTCCTTAACTTATAACTGGTTACAGGAAATTATGAAGTTTTCTCCTGATATCCAAGCAATCGTGATAGACGGAACTAAGGAAAGCCGAGAAGTGCTACAGAAGGATAGCAAGGGGCTAGATGTTATAATCACGTCCTATCCGTTACTGCGACGAGATATTAAGTGGTATGAGAACCAATTGTTTCATACGGTATTATTTGATGAAGCGCAAGCCTTTAAAAATCCAGTCACCCAGACATCAAGGGCGGTTAAACGAATCCAAGCCGAAAATCGATTTGGACTAACTGGTACACCTATTGAAAACTCACCTGAAGAGCTCTGGGCGATTTATCACGTTGTTTTCCCACAACTATTTCAGGGATTAAAGGAATATAGTAACCTTAATAGAAAAACAATTTCACGTAGAGTTCGGCCATTTTTACTTCGCAGGGTAAAAGAAGATGTACTTGATGAACTACCGGAAAAAATTGAATCACTTGAATCTTCTGAGTTACTTCCAGATCAAAAAAAGCTTTATGCAGCCTATTTAGCGAAGTTAAGAGAAGACACGTTAAAGCACCTTAATAAAGATACAATTCGTAAAAATAAAATTCGGATCTTGGCAGGAATAACACGATTACGACAAATTTGCTGTCATCCTTCACTTTTTGTAGATGGATATAAGGGGAGCTCAGCAAAATATGAGCAACTACTGCAAATTTTAGAAGAATCTAGATTGTCCGGTAGAAGAGTGTTGATTTTTTCTCAATTCACGAAAATGCTTCAAATAATAGGAAGAGAATTAACAAACAGAGGTCAGACCTTTTTTTATCTTGATGGGTTAACACCATCAGGAGAAAGGGTGGAACTTTGCAATCGATTCAATAACGGTGAGCATGATCTGTTTCTCATTTCGTTAAAAGCAGGAGGGACCGGCTTAAATCTTACAGGTGCTGACACCGTCATTTTATATGATCTTTGGTGGAATCCTGCAGTTGAGGAACAGGCTTCAGACCGAGCTCATCGAATTGGTCAGAAAAATGTTGTACAGGTGATCAAACTTGTTGCACGTGGCACAATTGAAGAAAAAATGAATGAACTTCAAGAAAAAAAGAAAACACTTATCGCAGACATCATTGATCAAAATGATCATTCAAACGCAGGTTTATCTGAAGAGGATATTCGTGAAATATTGATGATCTAA
- a CDS encoding MerR family transcriptional regulator, which translates to MYTIKKVSELVGIPSVTIRAWENRYHIITPHRTEGGHRLYSQNDIDTLLWLRTQIEEEGLKISEAIRLLRQSPEVETSSSSQVVEVKQTTYTDLTEKLYNYLTKFDSDKSNQIIDFAFSMYHYEDVFHKVFVPVLYRAGDEWELGKITVAQEHFASELILQRFTQFFRILPINKSLPKALAFCPEGENHQLGLMLYSLFLRKKAHDVIYLGPNTPFSGLTNLINSNNISIVAISLTNSRYEEQVTSWINECLDVNKDVSFVLGGKGFEQSKTPKNSYVLSADSDWEKVYELVIKKK; encoded by the coding sequence ATGTATACTATAAAAAAGGTTTCTGAACTAGTGGGTATACCTTCTGTAACGATACGAGCATGGGAGAACAGATATCATATCATCACTCCGCATCGAACCGAAGGCGGTCACCGGTTATATAGTCAAAATGATATTGATACATTACTATGGTTGAGAACACAAATTGAAGAAGAAGGCTTGAAAATAAGTGAAGCCATTCGATTATTAAGACAATCTCCTGAAGTAGAAACAAGTTCTAGTAGTCAAGTGGTTGAGGTAAAGCAAACAACTTATACGGATCTAACTGAAAAATTGTACAACTACTTAACTAAATTCGATTCTGATAAGTCAAACCAAATTATTGATTTTGCTTTTTCTATGTATCATTATGAGGATGTCTTCCACAAAGTCTTTGTACCGGTATTGTACCGTGCAGGTGATGAGTGGGAGTTAGGTAAAATAACGGTTGCTCAAGAACATTTTGCAAGTGAGTTGATTCTGCAACGCTTTACTCAATTCTTTCGTATCCTGCCTATTAATAAAAGTCTACCTAAGGCATTGGCTTTTTGTCCTGAAGGAGAAAATCATCAATTAGGGTTAATGCTTTATAGCTTATTTTTAAGAAAAAAAGCTCATGACGTGATTTATCTAGGGCCTAATACTCCATTTTCAGGTTTAACTAATTTGATTAATAGTAATAATATCTCAATCGTGGCGATATCACTTACTAATTCGAGGTATGAAGAACAAGTTACGTCTTGGATTAATGAATGTCTAGACGTGAATAAGGATGTTAGTTTCGTTCTTGGTGGTAAAGGATTCGAACAGTCTAAGACTCCAAAAAACTCTTATGTCCTAAGTGCTGATAGTGACTGGGAAAAAGTGTATGAATTAGTCATTAAAAAGAAATAG
- a CDS encoding sulfurtransferase: MAITFKQMVAEAREHVKAISSAEAKELIEGNRDTLVIDVQEKEAAGACGLIRSSMNISLGMLPIRADLELPEHLREPRLADRNQKVIMTCGAGGQAALGAYLLHKMGFTDVSFIEGGTNAWKEAGYEVE, encoded by the coding sequence ATGGCAATAACATTTAAACAAATGGTAGCAGAGGCTCGTGAACATGTTAAAGCAATCAGTTCAGCTGAAGCAAAAGAGCTTATTGAAGGAAACAGAGATACGTTAGTCATTGATGTACAAGAGAAAGAAGCAGCAGGTGCATGTGGATTAATTCGGAGTAGCATGAATATATCGCTTGGAATGTTACCAATTCGCGCTGACTTAGAATTGCCTGAACATTTGCGCGAACCACGCTTAGCAGACAGAAACCAAAAAGTGATTATGACTTGTGGTGCAGGAGGACAAGCTGCACTTGGTGCATACTTATTACATAAGATGGGCTTTACTGATGTCTCCTTTATAGAAGGTGGAACGAATGCGTGGAAAGAAGCAGGTTACGAGGTAGAGTAG
- a CDS encoding class II fumarate hydratase, translating into MESSKIYRTENDALGEIRVPASAYYGSQTQRAVENFQISGIRLPRSFIKAQGIIKAAAATANMQIGKLPPDKGKVIVLASEEVAQGQWDNHFVVDIYQAGAGTSQNMNANEVIANRASELLGGTLDSHFVHPNDDVNMCQSTNDTLPSAINIAAAENLVQRLLPAIQQLQHELEKKAEELMPVLKSGRTHLHDAVPIRLGQEFSGYADTIRESYQAIDSALDSLYEIGLGGSAIGTKMNVHPDYPTKVLQEVCRRTNLPFRQSTNLFRFQQNTGAPIRTMLTLKELAIHLIKITSDLRLLSSGPRTGIAEITLPSVQPGSTIMPGKVNPAILEMTHMVCCQIIGYEAAISTAGMGSQLEINVFMPVIAHTLLHSIDLLSNTIPTLVTKCISGIKADESMCEKSLEESLALVTALSPKLGYDLSSQIGKQADEQKKTIKQVLLEKGLLSPEIEQLLNPRNMV; encoded by the coding sequence ATGGAATCATCAAAAATCTATCGAACAGAAAATGATGCCTTGGGAGAAATAAGGGTACCTGCTTCAGCTTATTATGGATCTCAAACCCAACGAGCAGTTGAAAATTTTCAAATAAGTGGAATCCGCCTTCCTCGGTCTTTTATTAAGGCACAAGGTATTATTAAAGCAGCTGCTGCAACTGCTAATATGCAAATTGGGAAACTTCCACCAGACAAAGGGAAGGTAATTGTACTTGCATCTGAGGAGGTAGCACAAGGTCAGTGGGATAATCACTTTGTAGTCGATATATACCAGGCAGGTGCTGGTACCTCACAAAACATGAACGCAAACGAAGTTATCGCAAATCGTGCTTCAGAGTTATTAGGGGGCACATTGGATAGTCATTTTGTTCACCCCAACGATGATGTAAACATGTGCCAATCAACCAATGATACGCTTCCTTCCGCCATTAATATAGCAGCCGCAGAAAATCTTGTTCAAAGGCTGCTCCCTGCTATTCAACAGTTACAACATGAATTAGAAAAAAAAGCTGAAGAATTAATGCCCGTTCTAAAAAGTGGACGTACGCATTTACATGATGCTGTACCAATTCGGTTAGGGCAGGAATTCTCCGGCTATGCTGACACGATAAGGGAATCGTATCAAGCAATAGATTCAGCACTTGATTCACTTTACGAGATTGGATTGGGTGGAAGCGCAATAGGTACTAAAATGAATGTACATCCTGATTATCCTACAAAAGTACTTCAGGAAGTATGTAGAAGAACCAACCTTCCCTTTCGACAATCAACTAATCTATTCAGGTTTCAGCAAAACACGGGAGCTCCAATTCGTACCATGTTAACTCTTAAGGAGTTAGCTATTCATTTAATAAAGATAACTAGTGACTTACGCTTATTAAGCTCAGGTCCTAGAACAGGTATAGCGGAAATTACTCTTCCTTCTGTACAACCAGGATCAACGATTATGCCTGGCAAGGTAAATCCAGCGATTTTAGAGATGACACATATGGTTTGTTGCCAAATTATTGGATATGAAGCGGCCATCAGTACAGCTGGTATGGGTAGTCAACTCGAGATAAATGTTTTTATGCCAGTCATTGCACATACGCTTCTTCATTCGATTGACTTGTTATCAAATACAATCCCTACACTTGTGACAAAATGCATTAGTGGAATAAAAGCAGATGAATCTATGTGTGAAAAGTCATTGGAAGAAAGTCTAGCTTTAGTGACTGCACTTAGCCCTAAATTAGGTTATGACCTTTCATCTCAAATAGGTAAACAAGCCGATGAACAAAAGAAAACCATTAAACAAGTTCTCCTGGAAAAAGGGTTATTATCCCCAGAGATTGAACAACTTCTAAATCCAAGGAACATGGTTTAA
- a CDS encoding VanW family protein: MRISELHPILYHTRINQKRFFRYIINLKDFTKLANKKSKTSFQYTCKKHQSLLRRRLGDSDPQLQENKITNLRLASNKIDGIIIGPGQIFSFWHLVGKTTKQKGYIEGMQLSMGEVKTGIGGGICQLANLLYWMAIHTPLQVIERHHHSFDPFPDEGRVLPFGSGAGVFYNYIDLRFKNPTDHSFQIRVWLTDKHVKGAIYSSEEWKYTYHIEEKNHEFIQKSGENFRQNEIWRKTVDKRTGNCIDETLLIKNFSKVKYDITSEVLKAHN, from the coding sequence TTGAGAATTTCTGAATTACATCCAATTTTATATCATACTCGAATCAATCAAAAACGCTTTTTTAGATATATTATTAACCTTAAAGATTTTACAAAACTTGCAAACAAAAAAAGTAAAACTTCTTTCCAATATACATGTAAGAAACACCAGTCCTTATTAAGAAGAAGGCTAGGTGATAGCGATCCACAATTACAAGAAAATAAGATTACAAATCTTCGTCTTGCCTCTAATAAGATTGATGGGATCATCATAGGACCAGGACAAATATTCTCATTTTGGCACCTGGTTGGAAAGACGACTAAACAAAAAGGATACATAGAAGGTATGCAGTTATCAATGGGTGAAGTTAAGACAGGAATTGGCGGGGGAATATGTCAATTAGCCAATCTATTATATTGGATGGCTATCCATACACCTTTACAGGTTATCGAAAGACACCATCACAGTTTTGACCCTTTCCCGGATGAAGGAAGAGTACTACCTTTCGGAAGCGGAGCTGGCGTTTTTTATAACTATATCGATTTAAGGTTTAAAAATCCTACAGACCATTCATTTCAAATCCGAGTGTGGTTAACGGATAAACATGTAAAGGGAGCCATTTATAGTAGTGAGGAATGGAAATACACTTATCATATCGAAGAAAAAAACCATGAATTCATCCAAAAAAGTGGAGAAAACTTTAGACAAAATGAAATTTGGAGAAAAACAGTCGACAAACGAACAGGAAATTGTATTGATGAAACACTCCTTATTAAAAATTTTTCAAAGGTTAAATATGATATTACTAGTGAAGTCCTAAAAGCTCATAATTAG
- a CDS encoding LysE family transporter: protein MSVSILISYIFLGLTLAAPIGPVNSARLDKGIKNGFWHAWIVGAGSMIADAFFMLLVYMGMVQFLDIPFVQVFLWLFGGFILIYSGIESILGSNSLSVSYSRQKESLFKCFMTGFIMSITSPLSILFWLGIYGSVLAKTAQVNGTGELLLYSSMIFIGLTLWDIFVAGLSSSFRKFLNSRILISISIISGLSLIGFGVYFGYQGLVALFG, encoded by the coding sequence TTGAGTGTGAGTATTTTAATAAGTTATATCTTCTTGGGGTTAACTCTCGCTGCTCCGATTGGGCCAGTTAATTCAGCGCGCTTAGACAAAGGAATTAAAAACGGTTTCTGGCATGCATGGATTGTCGGTGCTGGGTCTATGATTGCAGATGCCTTTTTTATGTTATTAGTGTATATGGGAATGGTTCAATTTTTAGATATACCTTTTGTACAAGTTTTCCTTTGGTTATTTGGTGGTTTTATATTAATCTATTCTGGAATTGAAAGTATTTTAGGCTCAAATTCACTATCCGTATCCTATAGTAGACAAAAAGAGTCACTCTTTAAATGTTTTATGACTGGGTTCATTATGTCAATTACAAGTCCCCTTTCCATTCTATTTTGGTTAGGAATCTATGGGTCGGTATTAGCTAAAACAGCTCAGGTGAATGGAACTGGCGAACTGTTATTATACAGTTCGATGATTTTTATTGGTCTAACATTGTGGGATATCTTTGTAGCTGGACTATCTAGTAGTTTTCGAAAGTTCCTTAATAGTAGAATTTTAATCTCTATTTCGATTATATCTGGTCTGTCGTTGATTGGATTTGGTGTATATTTTGGGTATCAAGGTCTTGTTGCATTATTTGGATAA